Below is a window of Pseudomonadota bacterium DNA.
GTTCATCTGGTGCGCCCCAGAACGCCATCACCGCATCGCCGATAAACTTATCGACCGTGCCGCCTTCCGCCTCGATGCATTCGACGATGATGGAAAAATGCGCATTCACGAAGGCGGCGACCTCGGCTGCCTCCATCCCCTCCGACGCCGAGGAAAAGCCGGCGATATCGGTGAACAGGACGGTGATCTGGCGCGCGTCCGATAAGGATTCCTCCGCCGAGCCGCGTTTGATCAGGCTTTCGACGACCTTGCGCGGGACATATAGTTCAAACCATCTGAGCGCCCGCAGCATGGCATTGAAGCTATTGGATTGCTCGTTGAGTTCGCGGAATATGCTGCCGGGCAGTTCTTCGACCTGGGAAATATCGAGGTCGCGGATACGCCCGGTCGCGGTCGAAAACCGCACGATCGGGCGCGCAATGCGGCGCCCCACGAATATAGCGGCAATCAGCGAGATGAGCAGCGCCGCGACGCCAGCGATCAGCGCCATGATCATGCGCTGTACCTCTTCACCCACGTCCGAGGATCGGAAATAGGCGCCAACCGTCAGCGGCAGCGGGCCAAATCCGCTGACGTTCCGGTAAATATAGACATACTCCCCATCGTCAGTTTGGACGACATGGCCCTCGGTACCTTCCGGCAGTTCTATTTGCCGCAGCTCGTAATTTCGTTCCTCCTGCCATATGGCGGCGATCACCGGATCGTCGAAGTCGGAGACGGCCGGCAACGGCGCCTCGACCGTGCCGTCCGGATAGCCGTCGGTCAGAAGCGAATGGGCGAGCACATGATCTCGTCCGTAAAGAATGAAGCGTGTGCCCGTATGTCCGGCCGCCACCGTGCTGACGAAGCCCGACAATTGCTCGACCGACACGACGGCGACGACGGCGCCAAATGGTTTGCCCTCGCGCAGCACAGGATAGGCCAGGTTCAGGTAGGTTTTCTTGTATTCATCGCGCCAGATCGGCGCGCCCCAATTCCTGCCCGGACCGACTGCCTCCAAGCTGGCACGGACGACCGGATCAGCGGAATAATCAAAATTATTGAGGTCAATCCGGTTATGCTCCCTGTTCCTCCCGGCGGCCTGGCCATGCAAATCGAGGCCGATCAGCATCACCGCTTCGATCTGCGGCGCCGCAGCCAGGGCGCCGGTCAACAGCTGGTCAAAGCTCTCTGTGTCGGCCGGGTCCACGTCGCCCTGTTCGATCCGGGCAGCGATGAATTCGGCCTGATACTCGGCCGGCCGGAGATGTTGTTCGATTTGCTGCACAGCCGCATCGACGGCCTGATCGGCATTGGTGCTGAGCAGCGAAAAGGTATTTTTCTGCGCCAGCCAAACGCCGACACCCAAAACGCTGCCAGCGGTGACGAACACCAGCAGCCCGATCGCTGTGGCCAGCGTGATGGTGATCGACACGCGCCCTTGGATACGCGGGCTCATGGCGTTTGAAAAACCGGCTTATGCGTCATATGGGGTCACCTGGGGGTGATCGCGGCGAGTTCCGCCGCGCTCGCATTCTCTTCGCCGGTCAAACCGTGGATGACGCCGGTGCGGTCTTCAGCGCTGCGGTTCTGGCCGAGTTTCCATTTGCCTTCGAGGCGGTCGATTTCCATGGTGAATCCGGTAATGCCTTTCATCATCGAGGCGAGATAATCTTCCGGCGCATCCGCGGGCGACCAAGGTGGCGATCTCCCTGCTTCTTGTCCGGCCGAGAGCGCATCGAGATGAGTGCGGAGGTTTGCCGGGTCTGTCATCGCCCGCAATACGCCATGGGCGTGTACGACGGCATAATTCCAGGTCGGCACCGCCTTGCCGTCAGCCGCCTTGGAGGGATACCAGCCGGGAGAAATATAATTCTCAGGTCCGTGAAAGATGGCGAGCGCCGGCAGTCCACCGCTCGATCCTTCAAACGCGTGGAGTAGCGGGTTTCCCTTGGAGAAATGGCCACTCAGGCCTGCCTGACCGGCGTCCGGATCATCCAACAGGAGCGGCAGATGATTGGCTTCAATGCCGGTCGCAGTAGAGATTACCAAGGTCGCGAACGGGTGCGCACGCATCAGTGCATGCAGGATATCTTCGCGATCTTCCCGAAAGGCCGGCGGTTGATACATGCTATAGCGGTTCCGATAATTGCGCGGTGCCTCTTATCATAACCTAAGTGCGCTCGATCAATGCGCAATAGCAAAGCCAACGGGCGGGGGCGGAAAGAGAGCGGGATGGACAGTTTGGAAAATGCGGTTGCCCAGCACTACGGCGCCGATGATTTATTGGCACGCATCGACGCCGGTCTAAAATC
It encodes the following:
- a CDS encoding adenylate/guanylate cyclase domain-containing protein — its product is MSPRIQGRVSITITLATAIGLLVFVTAGSVLGVGVWLAQKNTFSLLSTNADQAVDAAVQQIEQHLRPAEYQAEFIAARIEQGDVDPADTESFDQLLTGALAAAPQIEAVMLIGLDLHGQAAGRNREHNRIDLNNFDYSADPVVRASLEAVGPGRNWGAPIWRDEYKKTYLNLAYPVLREGKPFGAVVAVVSVEQLSGFVSTVAAGHTGTRFILYGRDHVLAHSLLTDGYPDGTVEAPLPAVSDFDDPVIAAIWQEERNYELRQIELPEGTEGHVVQTDDGEYVYIYRNVSGFGPLPLTVGAYFRSSDVGEEVQRMIMALIAGVAALLISLIAAIFVGRRIARPIVRFSTATGRIRDLDISQVEELPGSIFRELNEQSNSFNAMLRALRWFELYVPRKVVESLIKRGSAEESLSDARQITVLFTDIAGFSSASEGMEAAEVAAFVNAHFSIIVECIEAEGGTVDKFIGDAVMAFWGAPDEQPDSAERACRAALAIAVQIREENQRRQARDEAPTQIRIGIHSGSATVGNIGAPGRLNYTIIGDTVNIGQRLEQLGKEIHPHGTDVSILISGDTASQLSSAFAPAPVGRHKVKGRIGEIAVFDLRSAP
- a CDS encoding FMN-binding negative transcriptional regulator, whose product is MYQPPAFREDREDILHALMRAHPFATLVISTATGIEANHLPLLLDDPDAGQAGLSGHFSKGNPLLHAFEGSSGGLPALAIFHGPENYISPGWYPSKAADGKAVPTWNYAVVHAHGVLRAMTDPANLRTHLDALSAGQEAGRSPPWSPADAPEDYLASMMKGITGFTMEIDRLEGKWKLGQNRSAEDRTGVIHGLTGEENASAAELAAITPR